In a genomic window of Streptomyces sp. SJL17-4:
- a CDS encoding TlyA family RNA methyltransferase, translating to MAGVARRRLDAELVRRKLARSREHASQLIAAGRVTVGKTVATKPATQVETAAAIVVVQDDSDPDYVSRGGHKLAGAFEAFVPLGLQVEGRRALDAGASTGGFTDVLLRAGAAHVVAVDVGYGQLAWSLQSDERVTVKDRTNVRELTLDAIDGVPVDLVVGDLSFIPLGLVLPALAACTAPDADLVLMVKPQFEVGKERLGTGGVVRSTELRADAVKNVARRAAELGLGVLGVTASPLPGPSGNVEYFLWLRAGAPALDPADVDRAVAEGPR from the coding sequence GTGGCAGGAGTGGCACGACGCCGCCTCGACGCCGAGCTGGTCCGGCGCAAGCTCGCGCGCTCGCGCGAGCACGCCAGCCAGCTGATCGCCGCGGGCCGGGTGACCGTCGGCAAGACCGTCGCCACCAAGCCCGCCACCCAGGTCGAGACCGCCGCGGCCATCGTCGTCGTCCAGGACGACTCCGACCCCGACTACGTCTCGCGCGGCGGCCACAAGCTCGCCGGGGCCTTCGAGGCCTTCGTCCCGCTCGGGCTGCAGGTCGAGGGCCGGCGCGCCCTCGACGCCGGGGCCTCCACCGGCGGCTTCACCGACGTGCTGCTGCGGGCCGGCGCCGCCCATGTCGTCGCCGTCGACGTCGGCTACGGGCAGCTCGCCTGGTCGCTGCAGAGCGACGAGCGGGTCACCGTGAAGGACCGGACGAACGTACGGGAGTTGACACTCGACGCGATCGACGGCGTGCCCGTCGATCTTGTCGTCGGTGACCTCTCGTTCATCCCGCTCGGCCTCGTCCTGCCGGCCCTCGCGGCCTGCACGGCGCCCGACGCCGACCTCGTCCTGATGGTGAAGCCGCAGTTCGAGGTGGGTAAGGAGCGGCTCGGTACGGGCGGAGTCGTCCGGAGCACCGAACTTCGCGCCGACGCCGTGAAGAACGTCGCCCGGCGGGCCGCCGAGCTCGGCCTCGGCGTCCTGGGCGTCACCGCGAGCCCGCTGCCCGGCCCCTCCGGCAACGTCGAGTACTTTCTGTGGCTGCGGGCAGGGGCGCCCGCGCTGGATCCGGCGGATGTCGACCGCGCCGTGGCGGAAGGACCTCGTTGA
- a CDS encoding NAD kinase, protein MSSTAAAPETAPRTVFLLAHTGRPAAVRSAELVVLGLLRCGIGVRVLEAEAEDLPLPPSVEKVKEACSDALDGCELLVVLGGDGTLLRGAEFSRASGVPMLGVNLGRVGFLAEAERDDLDKVVDRVVTKAYEVEERMTLDVVVYENGDVLHRDWALNEAAVQKVSPERMLEVVLAIDGRPVTGFGCDGVICATPTGSTAYAFSAGGPVVWPEVEALLMVPIGAHALFAKPLITTPESVLAVEVEPHTPHGVLWCDGRRTVELPAGARVEVRRGAVPVRLARLHHASFTDRLVAKFALPVSGWRGGAR, encoded by the coding sequence TTGAGCTCAACGGCAGCAGCACCAGAGACCGCACCACGTACCGTCTTCCTGCTCGCGCACACCGGCAGGCCCGCCGCCGTGCGCAGCGCCGAACTGGTCGTCCTCGGACTGCTGCGCTGCGGCATCGGCGTCCGCGTCCTGGAGGCCGAGGCGGAGGACCTGCCGCTGCCGCCGTCCGTCGAGAAGGTGAAGGAGGCCTGCTCCGACGCCCTCGACGGCTGTGAACTCCTCGTCGTCCTCGGCGGCGACGGCACCCTGCTGCGCGGCGCCGAGTTCTCCCGCGCCTCCGGCGTCCCGATGCTCGGCGTCAACCTCGGCCGCGTCGGCTTCCTCGCGGAGGCCGAGCGGGACGACCTCGACAAGGTCGTCGACCGGGTCGTGACGAAGGCGTACGAGGTCGAGGAGCGGATGACCCTCGACGTCGTCGTGTACGAGAACGGCGACGTCCTGCACCGCGACTGGGCGCTCAACGAGGCCGCCGTGCAGAAGGTGTCCCCGGAACGGATGCTGGAGGTCGTCCTCGCGATCGACGGGCGGCCGGTGACCGGCTTCGGCTGCGACGGGGTGATCTGCGCGACACCGACCGGATCCACCGCGTACGCCTTCTCGGCGGGCGGCCCGGTCGTCTGGCCCGAGGTCGAGGCGCTGCTCATGGTCCCGATCGGGGCCCACGCCCTGTTCGCCAAGCCGCTCATCACCACCCCCGAGTCGGTGCTCGCCGTCGAGGTCGAGCCGCACACCCCGCACGGGGTCCTGTGGTGCGACGGGCGGCGGACGGTGGAACTCCCTGCGGGGGCGCGGGTCGAGGTGCGGCGGGGTGCCGTACCGGTCCGGCTCGCCCGGCTCCACCACGCCTCCTTCACGGACCGGCTCGTCGCGAAGTTCGCCCTGCCCGTGTCGGGGTGGCGGGGCGGGGCTCGCTGA
- a CDS encoding SCP2 sterol-binding domain-containing protein, translating to MATITECRDALDTLSDNLARADGDVRGAAALDRTLSCHITDLDTTFTGRLAGGRIEVESTVTGPPPAKAQIRLAMTGDDLVAMVGGELNFAKAWASGRVKLEAGFRDLLRLRSLL from the coding sequence ATGGCGACGATCACGGAGTGCCGCGACGCACTCGACACACTCTCGGACAACCTCGCGCGGGCGGACGGCGACGTACGCGGCGCGGCCGCGCTCGACCGCACCCTGAGCTGCCACATCACCGACCTGGACACCACGTTCACGGGCCGTCTCGCGGGCGGCCGGATCGAGGTCGAGTCCACGGTGACGGGCCCGCCGCCGGCCAAGGCGCAGATCCGGCTGGCGATGACCGGCGACGACCTGGTGGCGATGGTGGGCGGGGAACTGAACTTCGCGAAGGCCTGGGCCTCGGGCCGGGTCAAGTTGGAGGCCGGCTTCCGCGACCTGCTCCGCCTCCGCTCCCTCCTCTAG